The DNA window AACGATGCGCACCAGAGCGAATATCTAGCGGCACGCGACGAACGCCGTGCGTTCGTGTCTGGGTTTGACGGGAGTGCCGGTACGGCGGTGGTGACCGAACGCGAAGCACTGCTCTGGACCGACGGGCGTTACTATCAGCAGGCAACGAAGCAGCTCGACACCAACTGGACACTGATGCGGGACGGTCTACCGACGACGCCGTCGATCGATGCGTGGCTCGCAAAAGCACTACAGCCCGGTTCGCGGGTAGGGGTGGACGCTAATCTTATCACTGCCGCCGCATGGACACCGCTGCAAACGACGCTAAAAACGGCCGGCTGCACACTGCTTCCCGTCACACCGAATCTGGTCGATCTGCTGTGGTCCGATCAACCGGCCGTACCGCACAATCCATTGCTGCCGCTCGCAACCACCTTCACCGGGGCGACCATTGCGGAGAAGCTTGCCACGGTGCGAGAAAAGCTAACGGACAAGCGTGCGTCCGTGCTCGTGGTGAGCGCACTGGATGAGATTGCCTGGTTGCTGAACTTGCGCGGCAGCGACATTGATTACAATCCCGTGTTCTTCTCGTACGTGATCGTAACACCGGACGTACTGTACCTGTTTATCGATGCGACGCAGATGCAGCCCCAGGTGGAGGAACACTTCCGCACGAACGGTGTCACGGTGGAGGTGCGCGGATACGACGAGATACATACGGTGCTGAAGCAGCTGGCGGAAAGTACGCCACCACCGGCCGGCGGTGGTCCGCTCGTGTGGATCAGCTCGGGGTCGAGCTACGGGCTGGTTGCGCTCGTGCCGGAGGAACGACGCCTGCACGACATAACGCCCATCAACCTAATGAAGGCGGTTAAGAACGAAACGGAAGCGAAAGGTATGCGGGACTGTCACGTGCGCGACGGTGTCGCCCTCTGTCAGTACTTTGCCTGGCTGGAGCGTTGCGTACGCGATGGGACGGCCGTGGACGAGATCAGTGGAGCGACCCGGCTGGAGGAGTTGCGTAGCCGGCAGGCACACTACAAGGGATTAAGCTTTACCACGATCAGTGCTTCCGGGCCGAACGGTTCGATCATCCATTACCATCCACTGCCGGAAACGAACCGTTCAATAACGGCGAACGAGCTGTACCTTTGCGATTCCGGTGCTCAGTATCTGTAAGTGTGCATTAAACCGACTTTCAGCTCGGTTGGGTGGAACAGGTTAGCGACCTTgcgtgtacacacacacatttttctttctcgatACAGCGATGGTACGACGGATGTGACACGCACGATTCATTTCGGTCAACCGACACACGAAGAAAAGCGCGCATTTACGCACGTACTGAAGGGCCAGATAGCGCTCGGTTCCGCCATCTTTCCGCGCAAGGTAAAgggtcagtttttggacaCGATCGCACGGAAAGCGCTGTGGGACATTGGGCTCGATTACGGCCACGGTACCGGACACGGTATTGGACACTTTCTGAACGTACACGAAGGTCCGATGGGCATCGGCATTCGGCTGATGCCAAACGATCCAGGGCTGGAGGAGAACATGTTCCTTTCGAATGGTATGTattgtagcattttttttattgcaactgCTATTTATTAATCCTTTTTTatccttgttttgctttatctgGCACAGAACCCGGCTACTACAAGGACGGTAAGTTTGGTATCCGTATCGAAGATATTGTCCAGGTGGTAACGGCTAACGTTGGCACAAACTTTGATGGGCGTGGTGCACTCACCTTCCGTACGATCACCATGTGCCCGATACAGACGCGTCTGATCGACGTGAACCTGTTGACCGTGCACGAACGTGACCATCTGAACGCGTACCATCAAACCGTACTGGACAATCTGGGACCGCTGCTACGTGCAGCCAGCGATATGGAAACGCTCGACTGGTTAGTGCGCGAAACGAAACCGATTTAACAGTAATGGTGTGCAACCaactatcggccacaagttacgGCTGTGGTTGCTGACTATTTCGATTTCACcacaattaaaaattgtacGTTATTTAGTATTCATTCGCGTTCATTTTCCTATTTAAATTACGTATtttggttccctttttttcgaacGTAtcgaacgtttgttttttttttctcgaagacattaacactagaacgacCAAAAGCTtccagtttgtttttcttcctggtAGTTTACactgttgatttttgtttaaagcgaTTCATTGATGCaaaatacagtagaacgtttatccgggggcggattaaccAGCGAGTGGATTAACCCTGCgtcgaaaattgacagctgttcaaccgtgCTGAACATCTGTACTGATGTCACGTGGGTtacaattattaaaatcgttaccaaacgatatatttgaaatgattttattttacgatctaattgttatttgataataatttgcataattcaGAATCATTTTTGGCATCAAAAGGACAACCATAGTATAATATATAGatactatatacgctttatctagatatGGAAATGCGCTTGATATTTaagggactattatccgtggaaatcgattaacctgCATCGGTCCGGTCCTGAGCACctcggataatcgacgttctactgtaataTCGCCCCCATTAATCACGTTTCaggtttatttttgctttactttataGATTTACCACTACTAAGACTGGTTCTTTCTGAACCACTAGTGCACTTCGCTTTTCTGAAAagaattattaaaatgttctcaatttttgtcattatttcacttaaaaaaaagtacaaattaTTAAgtgcaattttgttgtttacttGTTGCAAGCACGCATTTTTATAGATCTGCAATTCTCATATAGattgtattattttactacaagaaaatatttcaaaaaaaaaaaacaaataatatacCAGTCATAGTGACTAGGTAGgtcgttctagtgttaatgattaaaagaagtaaaatataaaaaaacccaacctgAGAATTCTTCAATTAGGATGAGTATAGTTACacctttattttaattattaattatggTACAGTTTTGGaacttttttcaaagttgttgCATTCTACTTCTGGATGTAAATGTGGGTATATTTCACATCATGTGTTGCATGCTAGGTATAGAAAAATATagagaaacatatttaaatttcGGAAAAATTAAGCTCACTCGGGAAGTACAATTTTATGAACCTAATTTATTATGATTAATATTACTGGCCTACCTTTATcttaaagtaatttaaatgtaACCTTTGATGGCTTGCGAAACGAGGAACGAAGAATTCAGTTAATCAACTAAGGTGCAAAAGGTGAACAGAAGCA is part of the Anopheles funestus chromosome X, idAnoFuneDA-416_04, whole genome shotgun sequence genome and encodes:
- the LOC125769342 gene encoding xaa-Pro aminopeptidase ApepP isoform X1, whose amino-acid sequence is MTDHRDRSSVPTMKPTGDVLAALRKLMKNLPNNLGTINAYIIPSNDAHQSEYLAARDERRAFVSGFDGSAGTAVVTEREALLWTDGRYYQQATKQLDTNWTLMRDGLPTTPSIDAWLAKALQPGSRVGVDANLITAAAWTPLQTTLKTAGCTLLPVTPNLVDLLWSDQPAVPHNPLLPLATTFTGATIAEKLATVREKLTDKRASVLVVSALDEIAWLLNLRGSDIDYNPVFFSYVIVTPDVLYLFIDATQMQPQVEEHFRTNGVTVEVRGYDEIHTVLKQLAESTPPPAGGGPLVWISSGSSYGLVALVPEERRLHDITPINLMKAVKNETEAKGMRDCHVRDGVALCQYFAWLERCVRDGTAVDEISGATRLEELRSRQAHYKGLSFTTISASGPNGSIIHYHPLPETNRSITANELYLCDSGAQYLDGTTDVTRTIHFGQPTHEEKRAFTHVLKGQIALGSAIFPRKVKGQFLDTIARKALWDIGLDYGHGTGHGIGHFLNVHEGPMGIGIRLMPNDPGLEENMFLSNEPGYYKDGKFGIRIEDIVQVVTANVGTNFDGRGALTFRTITMCPIQTRLIDVNLLTVHERDHLNAYHQTVLDNLGPLLRAASDMETLDWLVRETKPI
- the LOC125769342 gene encoding xaa-Pro aminopeptidase ApepP isoform X2, whose protein sequence is MKPTGDVLAALRKLMKNLPNNLGTINAYIIPSNDAHQSEYLAARDERRAFVSGFDGSAGTAVVTEREALLWTDGRYYQQATKQLDTNWTLMRDGLPTTPSIDAWLAKALQPGSRVGVDANLITAAAWTPLQTTLKTAGCTLLPVTPNLVDLLWSDQPAVPHNPLLPLATTFTGATIAEKLATVREKLTDKRASVLVVSALDEIAWLLNLRGSDIDYNPVFFSYVIVTPDVLYLFIDATQMQPQVEEHFRTNGVTVEVRGYDEIHTVLKQLAESTPPPAGGGPLVWISSGSSYGLVALVPEERRLHDITPINLMKAVKNETEAKGMRDCHVRDGVALCQYFAWLERCVRDGTAVDEISGATRLEELRSRQAHYKGLSFTTISASGPNGSIIHYHPLPETNRSITANELYLCDSGAQYLDGTTDVTRTIHFGQPTHEEKRAFTHVLKGQIALGSAIFPRKVKGQFLDTIARKALWDIGLDYGHGTGHGIGHFLNVHEGPMGIGIRLMPNDPGLEENMFLSNEPGYYKDGKFGIRIEDIVQVVTANVGTNFDGRGALTFRTITMCPIQTRLIDVNLLTVHERDHLNAYHQTVLDNLGPLLRAASDMETLDWLVRETKPI